A genomic segment from Brevundimonas mediterranea encodes:
- a CDS encoding DUF2975 domain-containing protein, with protein sequence MRLLPPRHPLKRGEALSPKWLTPKWPAPRWLRAMTAPLKAPFRALGPGSVSSVLKVALDVAYILLWLITGLLLLLLVAAVFIPLDNVNITVSGESGGRQLPLTRMLLLFGLGAATAYFGGFMLILRSLRRIFRTLTMGDPFHPDNVRRLRQIGLTLAVVTGGVWLAQGFVAARLAPGVMDPQGLGELLTPIFSVLIVFVLAEVFREGARLRRESELTI encoded by the coding sequence ATGCGCCTGCTCCCGCCGCGACATCCGCTGAAGCGAGGCGAGGCGCTGAGTCCAAAATGGCTGACCCCGAAATGGCCCGCTCCTCGCTGGCTGCGCGCCATGACCGCGCCGCTGAAGGCCCCGTTCCGCGCCCTGGGCCCGGGTTCGGTCTCCAGCGTGCTGAAGGTGGCGCTGGACGTCGCCTATATCCTGCTCTGGCTCATCACCGGCCTGCTGTTGTTGCTGCTGGTCGCCGCCGTCTTCATTCCCCTGGACAATGTGAACATCACCGTCAGCGGCGAGTCCGGCGGGCGACAGCTGCCGCTGACCCGTATGCTTCTGCTGTTCGGCCTGGGGGCGGCCACCGCCTATTTCGGCGGCTTCATGCTGATCCTGCGCAGCCTGCGTCGGATCTTCCGCACCTTGACCATGGGCGATCCCTTCCATCCCGACAATGTCCGCCGTCTGCGCCAGATCGGTCTGACCCTGGCGGTCGTGACCGGCGGCGTCTGGCTGGCCCAGGGCTTCGTGGCCGCGCGCCTGGCGCCGGGCGTCATGGACCCCCAGGGGCTGGGTGAACTGCTGACCCCGATCTTCTCCGTCCTGATCGTCTTCGTCCTGGCGGAGGTTTTCCGCGAGGGGGCGCGCCTGCGCCGCGAATCCGAACTGACGATCTGA
- the rdgB gene encoding RdgB/HAM1 family non-canonical purine NTP pyrophosphatase, whose product MTLKLFKGMRIVAATHNPGKVPEIAALLGEDYEILTAGQLNLSEPDETETTFAGNAMLKARHAAALSGEVALADDSGMSVAALDGAPGIFSARWAGPGKDFAVAMKKVEDRLEEIGATDRAAWFTSALAVAWPDGPCVVVEGEVHGRLTFPPRGDRGFGYDPIFIPEGGDLTFGEMEPAAKEAISHRTRAFAKLRAALID is encoded by the coding sequence ATGACTCTCAAGCTTTTCAAAGGGATGCGGATCGTCGCCGCCACCCACAACCCCGGGAAGGTTCCGGAGATCGCCGCCCTGCTGGGTGAAGATTACGAGATCCTCACCGCCGGCCAGTTGAATCTGTCCGAGCCGGACGAGACCGAGACCACCTTCGCCGGCAACGCCATGCTGAAGGCTCGTCATGCGGCCGCCTTGTCAGGCGAGGTCGCCCTGGCCGACGACTCGGGAATGTCGGTGGCGGCCCTGGACGGGGCGCCGGGCATATTCTCCGCCCGCTGGGCCGGACCGGGCAAGGATTTCGCTGTGGCCATGAAGAAGGTCGAAGACCGGCTGGAGGAGATCGGGGCGACGGACCGCGCCGCCTGGTTCACCTCGGCCCTGGCCGTGGCCTGGCCGGACGGGCCGTGCGTCGTGGTCGAGGGCGAGGTGCACGGCCGTCTGACCTTCCCGCCGCGCGGCGACCGGGGCTTCGGCTATGACCCCATCTTCATTCCTGAAGGCGGCGACCTGACCTTCGGCGAGATGGAGCCGGCGGCCAAGGAGGCGATCAGCCACCGCACCCGCGCCTTCGCCAAGCTGCGGGCCGCGTTGATTGACTGA
- a CDS encoding cation:proton antiporter, which produces MQGHGADYKDLVVFLAAAGVIVPLVNRLKISPVLGFLAAGVVLGPSGLARFSDTLPWLSYFTISDPVQLAQLSELGVAFLLFMIGLELSWERLRAMRRLVFGLGLMQVVVCTLVLAGLFVLLGQSLVSAAVLGMGLALSSTAVVMPVLAESGRLKGTVGRSTFAILLAQDLSVAPILITVSVMAAVAQAGGSLDPAVLGRSLFTLVPAAIGLGLLVLMGRVVLRPMFRSVAQARKSAQGGELFVAASLLVVVVAGLAAQASGLSMSIGALVAGVLLAETEFRREVEVSIEPFKGLLLGVFFVGVGLGLDLGAVAANPVLLFGLALAITVVKTGVIFGLARLWGLGARPALETALVLAPAGEFAFVVFATGMVEGIAPPALTSTVALSATLSIFSIPLLALLGQRLSREKAPALPTTPEGAAPPEQADGAVIIVGFGRVGRLIGELLKEHDQAFIALDTDAAAVAAGRRDGFDVFYGDAGRAEMLAHCGVLSTRALIVTMDAPTKVDEVVTTARALRDDLIIIARARDDQHAARLYALGVTDAVPETTEASLQLAENTLVDLGVPMGLVLASIHEKRDQFRRTFQAAIPAGGRSRTTRALRMPQIGTGNHNS; this is translated from the coding sequence ATGCAGGGGCACGGCGCAGACTACAAGGATCTGGTGGTCTTCCTGGCGGCGGCGGGGGTGATCGTACCCCTGGTCAACCGACTGAAGATCAGTCCGGTTCTGGGCTTTCTGGCCGCCGGGGTGGTGTTGGGCCCCAGCGGGCTGGCGCGGTTTTCGGACACGCTTCCCTGGCTCTCCTATTTCACCATCAGCGATCCGGTTCAGCTGGCGCAGTTGTCGGAACTGGGCGTCGCCTTCCTGCTGTTCATGATCGGGCTGGAGCTGTCGTGGGAGCGGCTGCGCGCCATGCGGCGGCTCGTCTTCGGCCTGGGGCTGATGCAGGTCGTCGTCTGCACCCTCGTGCTGGCGGGCCTGTTCGTGCTGCTGGGCCAGAGCCTGGTCAGCGCCGCGGTGCTGGGCATGGGCCTGGCCCTGTCCTCGACGGCGGTCGTCATGCCGGTCCTGGCCGAAAGCGGGCGGCTGAAGGGTACGGTCGGTCGGTCGACCTTCGCCATTCTGCTGGCCCAGGATCTGTCGGTCGCGCCCATCCTGATCACCGTCAGCGTGATGGCTGCGGTCGCCCAGGCGGGCGGGTCGCTGGATCCGGCGGTTCTGGGACGGTCGCTGTTCACCCTGGTGCCGGCCGCCATCGGCCTGGGCCTGCTGGTTCTTATGGGTCGTGTGGTGCTGCGGCCGATGTTCCGCTCGGTGGCCCAGGCGCGCAAGTCGGCGCAGGGCGGCGAGCTGTTCGTCGCCGCCAGCCTGCTGGTCGTGGTGGTCGCCGGACTGGCGGCCCAGGCCAGCGGCCTGTCGATGAGCATCGGCGCCCTGGTCGCCGGGGTGCTTCTGGCCGAGACCGAGTTCAGGCGCGAGGTCGAGGTCTCCATCGAACCGTTCAAGGGTCTTTTGCTGGGGGTCTTCTTCGTCGGGGTCGGCCTGGGCCTGGACCTGGGCGCGGTCGCGGCCAATCCGGTCCTGCTGTTCGGCCTGGCCCTGGCCATCACCGTGGTCAAGACCGGCGTCATCTTCGGCCTGGCGCGCCTGTGGGGCCTGGGCGCGCGCCCGGCGCTGGAGACCGCCCTGGTCCTGGCGCCGGCGGGCGAGTTCGCCTTCGTGGTCTTCGCCACCGGCATGGTCGAGGGGATCGCCCCGCCGGCCCTGACCAGCACCGTGGCCCTGTCGGCGACCCTGAGCATCTTCTCCATTCCCCTCCTGGCCCTGCTGGGCCAGAGGCTGTCGCGCGAAAAGGCGCCGGCCCTGCCGACCACGCCCGAGGGCGCAGCCCCGCCGGAACAGGCCGACGGCGCCGTCATCATCGTCGGCTTCGGCCGGGTTGGACGACTGATCGGGGAGCTGCTGAAGGAACACGACCAGGCCTTCATCGCCCTGGACACCGACGCCGCCGCCGTGGCGGCGGGACGTCGCGACGGATTCGACGTCTTCTACGGCGACGCGGGTCGCGCCGAGATGCTGGCGCATTGCGGCGTCCTGTCCACCCGCGCCCTGATCGTCACCATGGACGCCCCGACCAAGGTGGACGAGGTGGTGACCACGGCTCGCGCCTTGCGCGACGACCTGATCATCATCGCCCGCGCCCGCGACGACCAACATGCGGCGCGCCTCTATGCCTTGGGCGTCACCGACGCGGTGCCCGAAACGACCGAGGCCAGCCTGCAGCTGGCGGAGAACACCCTGGTCGATCTGGGCGTGCCCATGGGCTTGGTTCTGGCCTCGATCCACGAGAAGCGGGATCAGTTCCGCCGGACCTTCCAGGCCGCCATACCCGCCGGAGGACGCAGTAGAACCACCCGCGCGTTGAGAATGCCTCAGATTGGGACAGGTAACCATAACAGTTAA
- a CDS encoding helix-turn-helix domain-containing protein → MAIRVQLDRVLVERRMSLTELADRVGVTVANLSILKTGKARAVRFSTLDALCRELDCQPGDLLVHEPGPGDAFDDDAEA, encoded by the coding sequence ATGGCCATCCGCGTCCAGCTTGATCGCGTCCTCGTCGAACGCCGCATGTCGCTGACCGAACTCGCCGACCGGGTCGGGGTGACGGTGGCGAATCTGTCGATCCTGAAGACGGGCAAGGCGCGCGCCGTGCGGTTCTCGACCCTCGACGCCCTGTGTCGCGAATTGGACTGTCAGCCCGGCGATCTGCTGGTTCACGAACCCGGGCCGGGCGACGCCTTCGACGACGACGCCGAGGCATGA
- a CDS encoding M13 family metallopeptidase, which produces MKRLLIGAAVGALLAPAAAFAQDIDHDHACIDETCSIVSLFSGEETAAGWQGVDAPRYGTWGFDLNGRDTSVNPGDDFFRYANGAAFDKLVIPSDRTSYGSFALLRELSDNRMKELVTGLAARTDLTPGSDEAKVADAYRSYIDQARIDQLDAQPLQPYLAAIRAADSHDKMAVYMGQTVGRFGGSFFGTGITIDAKQPTRYVVSTGQSGIGLPNRDYYLDARYADKKEKYQAYVADMLGMIGWANPVETAAQIVALETKIAGAHWTPVENRNRDKTYNEVTIAKLTQDAPGFDWQAYYDAAELGGVPRLIVRQDTAMPKIAALYAETPIELLQAWEAFHTADDMAPLLSQRFSDAQWGFRSRDLSGQPEQRTREKRAISFAEGSLGEATGRLYVAQYFPAESKAKMEDLVANLRTALSHRIDNLSWMGDETKAAAQEKLRKFTVKIGYPDKWRDYSGLDIRADDLVGNAERRGLFEWNYDLARLNDPVDKTEWGMTPQTVNAYYNSANNEIVFPAAILQPPFFDPNGDPAVNYGGIGGVIGHEIGHGFDDQGSKSDGDGVLRNWWTPADKANFEALTARLGAQYATYEPIAGYTINPGLTMGENIGDASGVAVGLEAYHLSLAGKPAPVLDGTTGDQRFFYGWAQVWQSKYRDEALKQQVATDPHSAAQFRVIGPLRNVDAWYDAFDVEPGTKYYLTPEERVRIW; this is translated from the coding sequence ATGAAAAGACTGCTTATCGGCGCCGCTGTCGGCGCCCTTTTGGCGCCTGCCGCCGCCTTCGCCCAGGACATCGACCACGACCACGCCTGTATCGACGAGACCTGCTCGATCGTCTCGCTGTTCTCGGGCGAGGAGACCGCAGCCGGCTGGCAGGGCGTGGACGCCCCCCGCTACGGAACCTGGGGCTTCGATCTGAACGGCCGCGACACCTCGGTGAACCCGGGCGACGACTTCTTCCGCTACGCCAACGGCGCGGCCTTCGACAAGCTGGTCATCCCCTCGGACCGCACCAGCTACGGCTCCTTCGCCCTGCTGCGCGAACTGTCGGATAACCGGATGAAGGAACTGGTCACGGGTCTGGCCGCACGCACCGACCTGACGCCCGGCTCGGATGAGGCCAAGGTGGCCGACGCCTATCGGTCCTATATCGACCAGGCGCGCATCGATCAGCTGGACGCCCAGCCGCTGCAGCCCTATCTGGCCGCCATCCGCGCCGCCGACAGCCATGATAAGATGGCCGTCTACATGGGCCAGACGGTCGGCCGTTTCGGCGGCTCCTTCTTCGGCACCGGCATCACCATCGACGCGAAACAACCGACCCGCTACGTTGTCTCGACCGGTCAGTCGGGCATCGGCCTGCCCAACCGCGACTATTATCTGGACGCCCGCTACGCCGACAAGAAAGAGAAGTATCAGGCCTATGTCGCCGACATGCTGGGCATGATCGGCTGGGCGAACCCGGTCGAGACCGCCGCCCAGATCGTCGCTCTGGAGACCAAGATCGCCGGGGCGCACTGGACGCCGGTCGAGAACCGCAACCGCGACAAGACCTATAACGAGGTCACCATCGCAAAACTGACCCAGGATGCGCCCGGCTTCGATTGGCAGGCCTATTATGATGCGGCCGAACTGGGCGGCGTGCCCCGCCTGATCGTGCGTCAGGACACGGCCATGCCCAAGATCGCGGCCCTCTACGCCGAGACGCCGATCGAACTGCTCCAGGCGTGGGAAGCCTTCCACACCGCCGACGACATGGCCCCCCTGCTGTCGCAACGGTTCTCGGACGCCCAGTGGGGCTTCCGCTCGCGTGACCTGTCGGGCCAGCCGGAACAGCGCACCCGCGAGAAGCGCGCCATCTCCTTCGCCGAGGGTTCGCTGGGCGAGGCGACGGGCCGGCTCTATGTCGCCCAGTATTTCCCGGCCGAGTCCAAGGCCAAGATGGAAGACCTGGTCGCCAATCTGCGCACCGCCCTGTCGCACCGCATCGACAACCTCAGCTGGATGGGCGACGAGACCAAGGCGGCGGCCCAGGAGAAGCTGCGGAAATTCACCGTCAAGATCGGCTATCCGGACAAGTGGCGCGACTATTCCGGCCTTGATATCCGTGCAGACGACCTGGTCGGCAACGCCGAGCGGCGCGGTCTGTTCGAGTGGAACTACGACCTCGCCCGTCTGAACGACCCGGTCGACAAGACCGAATGGGGCATGACGCCGCAGACGGTGAACGCCTACTACAACTCGGCCAATAACGAGATCGTCTTCCCGGCCGCCATCCTGCAACCGCCCTTCTTCGATCCGAACGGCGACCCGGCGGTCAACTACGGCGGCATCGGCGGCGTGATCGGCCACGAGATCGGCCACGGCTTCGACGACCAGGGCTCCAAGTCCGACGGCGACGGCGTGCTTCGCAACTGGTGGACGCCTGCGGACAAGGCCAATTTCGAGGCCCTGACCGCCCGTCTGGGCGCGCAATACGCTACCTACGAACCGATCGCCGGCTACACCATCAACCCCGGTCTGACGATGGGCGAGAACATCGGCGACGCCTCGGGCGTGGCCGTGGGTCTTGAGGCCTATCATCTGTCGCTGGCCGGAAAGCCCGCCCCGGTGCTGGATGGAACGACCGGCGACCAGCGCTTCTTCTACGGCTGGGCCCAGGTCTGGCAGTCGAAATATCGCGACGAGGCCCTGAAGCAGCAGGTCGCCACCGATCCGCACTCGGCCGCCCAGTTCCGGGTCATCGGCCCGCTGCGCAACGTCGACGCCTGGTACGACGCCTTCGACGTCGAGCCGGGGACCAAATACTATCTGACGCCGGAAGAGCGCGTCCGCATCTGGTAG
- a CDS encoding TetR/AcrR family transcriptional regulator, whose product MTDTVLSTEAAPRLNRRQAAKVRTRQKVLDAARSLFAERGYEPATIRDIAKGAGMSTGAVFANFQDKAELFEAVLTEDMTRLAEVVEAGAPQGEPVRQRLLGALSAGYHSSLDQLPLFQAIVARSWFQPLAAEMRARAATKNLLLAIGGILQEAVAKGEVNKDADIRLLVELIWDAYLSNYRRAAYDEWDAQALSDHMGKQIDVILAGALSAK is encoded by the coding sequence ATGACCGATACCGTTCTCTCGACCGAAGCCGCTCCCCGCCTGAACCGCCGTCAGGCCGCCAAGGTCCGGACGCGCCAGAAGGTTCTGGACGCCGCCCGCTCCCTGTTCGCCGAGCGCGGCTATGAGCCAGCCACGATCCGCGACATCGCCAAGGGCGCCGGCATGTCCACCGGGGCGGTCTTCGCCAACTTCCAGGACAAGGCCGAACTGTTCGAAGCCGTCCTGACCGAGGACATGACCCGCCTGGCCGAGGTGGTCGAGGCGGGCGCGCCCCAGGGCGAACCCGTTCGCCAGCGACTGCTGGGCGCCCTCAGCGCCGGCTATCACTCCTCGCTGGACCAGTTGCCCTTGTTCCAGGCTATCGTCGCCCGGTCGTGGTTCCAGCCCCTGGCCGCCGAGATGCGCGCCCGCGCCGCGACCAAGAACCTGCTGCTGGCGATCGGCGGCATCCTCCAGGAAGCCGTCGCCAAGGGCGAGGTGAACAAGGACGCCGACATCCGCCTGCTGGTCGAGCTGATCTGGGACGCCTATCTGTCGAACTACCGCCGCGCCGCCTATGACGAATGGGACGCTCAAGCCCTGTCCGACCATATGGGCAAGCAGATCGACGTGATCCTGGCTGGCGCGCTGTCCGCCAAATAA
- the hemW gene encoding radical SAM family heme chaperone HemW, translated as MTDSSETWANPGSDVGLYVHWPYCSRICPYCDFNVVRDRGRVEEQAALVEAILADMRAQRALTGSRRLASIFFGGGTPSLMAPEAAARIIAQAYDLFPPAGAIEISLEANPTDAEAARFAALAGAGVNRLSMGVQALDDAALRFLGRDHSAAEARRAVDLAGRAFSRLSIDLIYARPGQTPADWATELGAALDMGFEHVSPYQLTLEPTTAFGRALARGTLIPPDEDQAAALYETTQTVLEAAGFDAYEVSNHARGVSARSAHNLHVWRGGDYLGLGPGAHGRLTLDGTRTATVAHRRIADYVAGVGAGSPWMETERLDAAGAAEEKLLLGLRTVEGAPVGLLADLGLDADAAPTADLITDGFLRLSGGRLVATPRGRPVLDGVLKALLT; from the coding sequence TTGACTGATTCCTCAGAGACCTGGGCGAACCCCGGTTCGGACGTCGGCCTGTATGTCCACTGGCCCTATTGTTCGCGCATCTGCCCCTATTGCGACTTCAACGTCGTGCGCGACCGGGGGCGGGTCGAGGAACAGGCGGCGCTGGTCGAGGCGATCCTGGCCGACATGCGGGCGCAGCGGGCCCTGACGGGGTCGCGCCGGCTGGCCTCGATCTTCTTCGGCGGGGGCACGCCGTCGCTGATGGCGCCCGAGGCCGCAGCCCGGATCATCGCCCAGGCGTACGATCTGTTCCCCCCGGCGGGTGCGATCGAGATTTCGCTGGAGGCCAATCCGACCGACGCCGAGGCGGCCCGGTTCGCCGCCCTGGCGGGGGCGGGGGTCAACCGGCTGTCGATGGGGGTGCAGGCGCTGGACGACGCCGCGCTGCGGTTCCTGGGGCGGGATCATTCGGCGGCCGAGGCGCGGCGCGCGGTCGATCTGGCCGGGCGGGCCTTTTCGCGCCTGTCCATCGACCTGATCTACGCCCGGCCGGGCCAGACCCCGGCCGATTGGGCGACGGAGCTGGGCGCGGCCCTGGACATGGGGTTTGAGCACGTCTCGCCCTACCAGCTGACCCTGGAGCCGACGACGGCGTTCGGACGGGCCCTGGCGCGCGGAACCCTGATCCCGCCCGATGAAGACCAGGCCGCAGCCCTGTACGAGACCACCCAGACCGTGCTGGAGGCCGCCGGGTTCGACGCCTATGAGGTGTCCAATCATGCGCGGGGCGTGTCGGCGCGCTCGGCGCACAATCTGCACGTCTGGCGCGGCGGCGACTATCTGGGCCTGGGCCCCGGCGCCCACGGGCGGCTGACGCTGGACGGGACCCGCACCGCCACTGTCGCCCATCGCCGGATCGCCGACTATGTGGCCGGGGTCGGGGCGGGATCACCCTGGATGGAGACGGAACGGCTGGACGCCGCCGGGGCGGCCGAAGAAAAGCTGCTGCTGGGCCTGCGCACAGTCGAGGGCGCGCCGGTCGGGCTGCTGGCGGACCTGGGGTTGGACGCGGACGCGGCGCCGACAGCCGACCTGATCACCGACGGATTTCTGAGGCTCAGCGGCGGCCGACTGGTGGCGACGCCGCGCGGTCGGCCGGTGCTGGACGGGGTGCTGAAGGCTTTGCTGACCTAA
- a CDS encoding BLUF domain-containing protein: MLYRVLLVSETVAAVERSPLMLADILGASERNNRRDMIGSAMMFHEGQAAMMLEGMRADLDRLIARLLSDGRHRNLKIVEDRPIVHRRVAEPVKLNAMSPHQAGEYLGGRRLDQLAASVLERLLSCDGLRVSSCAV, from the coding sequence TTGCTCTATCGCGTGCTTCTCGTGAGTGAAACAGTCGCGGCGGTTGAACGCTCGCCCTTGATGCTGGCTGACATTCTCGGCGCGTCTGAACGCAACAACCGTCGCGACATGATCGGCAGCGCCATGATGTTTCATGAGGGTCAGGCCGCCATGATGCTGGAAGGCATGCGCGCGGACCTCGATCGGTTGATCGCGCGCCTTCTTTCGGACGGTCGTCACCGAAATCTCAAGATCGTCGAGGATCGCCCCATCGTGCACCGTCGTGTGGCCGAGCCGGTCAAGCTCAACGCCATGTCGCCTCATCAGGCGGGCGAATATCTGGGCGGTCGCCGACTGGACCAGCTCGCCGCCTCGGTGCTGGAGCGGCTGTTGTCCTGCGACGGATTGCGTGTCTCGAGCTGTGCGGTCTGA
- a CDS encoding Smr/MutS family protein produces MKRKGPGRDENGLTPEDRRIWSRITGTVAAPRSRKAARVTPGAEAPAHVVVAPPEHPRRLPKVSPQRNLPTAPPVDSRPPASRAAASRVRSAPEDLEPRRKHRLSRERDPIEARIDLHGFGRFEAEDQLQAFLTSCQARGMRAVLVITGQGRLGGGVIRASFGEWMQSPGLRGVVSGFTVAHQRHGGNGAFYVTLKRKA; encoded by the coding sequence ATGAAGCGCAAGGGCCCCGGCCGTGACGAGAACGGGCTGACGCCCGAGGACCGTCGCATCTGGAGCCGCATCACCGGCACGGTCGCCGCCCCGCGCAGCCGCAAGGCCGCCCGCGTCACCCCCGGCGCCGAGGCTCCGGCCCATGTCGTGGTCGCCCCGCCGGAGCATCCGCGCCGCCTGCCCAAGGTCTCGCCGCAACGCAACCTCCCGACCGCCCCGCCGGTCGACTCTCGCCCCCCGGCGTCCCGCGCCGCCGCCTCGCGTGTCCGCTCCGCGCCCGAGGATCTGGAGCCGCGCCGCAAACACCGGCTGTCGCGCGAGCGGGACCCCATCGAGGCCCGCATCGACCTGCACGGCTTCGGCCGGTTCGAGGCCGAGGATCAGCTGCAGGCCTTTCTGACGTCGTGCCAGGCGCGGGGCATGCGGGCGGTCCTGGTCATCACCGGCCAGGGACGGCTGGGCGGCGGGGTGATCCGCGCCTCGTTCGGGGAATGGATGCAGTCGCCGGGCCTGCGCGGCGTCGTGTCCGGCTTCACCGTCGCCCACCAGAGGCACGGCGGCAACGGCGCCTTCTACGTCACCCTGAAGCGTAAGGCCTGA
- the hslV gene encoding ATP-dependent protease subunit HslV, whose product MTQSNFPDWHGTTILAVRKNGRTVIAGDGQVSMGPTIVKGAARKVRTLAGGKVLAGFAGATADAFTLIERLEAKLEQYPDQLARACVDLAKDWRTDRYLRRLEAMLLVADKSSIFTVTGVGDVLEPEHGVAAVGSGGNYALSAARALIEETDLDAEAVARKAMKIAAEICVYTNGNLTVETLEP is encoded by the coding sequence ATGACTCAATCGAATTTTCCCGACTGGCACGGCACCACCATTCTGGCGGTGCGCAAGAACGGCCGCACCGTCATCGCGGGCGACGGTCAGGTCTCCATGGGGCCCACCATCGTCAAGGGCGCGGCGCGCAAGGTGCGGACCCTGGCGGGCGGCAAGGTGCTGGCCGGCTTCGCGGGCGCCACAGCCGACGCCTTCACCCTGATCGAACGGCTGGAGGCCAAGCTGGAGCAGTATCCGGACCAGTTGGCGCGGGCCTGCGTCGACCTGGCCAAGGACTGGCGCACCGACCGCTATCTGCGCCGGCTGGAGGCCATGCTTCTGGTCGCCGACAAGTCGTCGATCTTCACCGTCACCGGCGTCGGCGACGTGCTGGAGCCTGAACACGGGGTCGCCGCCGTCGGCTCGGGCGGCAACTACGCCCTGTCGGCCGCCCGCGCCCTGATCGAGGAGACCGACCTCGACGCAGAGGCCGTCGCCCGCAAGGCCATGAAGATCGCCGCCGAGATCTGCGTCTATACGAACGGCAATCTGACGGTGGAGACGCTGGAGCCCTGA
- the hisS gene encoding histidine--tRNA ligase: protein MTDDAPLRPLARNPRGFADKRGRDLTAERRIVARVSEVYERWGFEPLETPAFEYADALGKFLPDADRPNEGVFALQDDAGSDEPGEWMALRYDHTAPLARFAAQTWETLPKPFRRYAYGPVWRNEKPGPGRFREFWQCDADTVGSDRPEADAEIIAMACEGLGAAGLDAGQAQIRVSNRKLFDGLFDAGGVTEAGQRLTALRAIDKFDRLGWDGVVQLLGEGRLDDSGDYTKGASLPARVTGAIEAFLASANTPGLSRAETLDAVARSGDLGAAGEAALNELAAIDRALGAMRVGQEAVKFDPTIVRGLEYYTGAVFEAELLLETTDDKGRPVRFGSIGGGGRYDDLVARFTGQSVPATGFSFGVSRLASALRAAGRGAEDAVRGPVVVIVFSDDDMAHYLAAVAELRAAGIAAELYLGRAGMKAQMKYADRRGSPAVVILGGDEIAAGEVTIKDLDAGRAAAAGITDNDAWKAERPGQMKIPREGLIAAIQAIIE from the coding sequence ATGACCGATGACGCCCCCCTTCGACCCCTCGCCCGCAATCCGCGCGGCTTCGCCGACAAGCGCGGCCGCGACCTGACCGCCGAACGCCGCATCGTGGCGCGCGTGTCGGAGGTCTATGAGCGCTGGGGCTTCGAGCCGCTGGAGACCCCGGCCTTCGAATACGCCGACGCCCTGGGCAAATTCCTGCCCGACGCCGACCGGCCCAATGAAGGCGTGTTCGCGCTCCAGGACGATGCGGGTTCGGACGAGCCGGGCGAGTGGATGGCCCTGCGCTACGACCACACCGCCCCTCTGGCCCGGTTCGCGGCCCAGACCTGGGAGACCCTGCCCAAGCCGTTCCGCCGCTACGCCTATGGGCCGGTGTGGCGCAACGAGAAGCCAGGGCCGGGCCGGTTCCGCGAGTTCTGGCAGTGCGACGCCGACACCGTGGGTTCGGACCGGCCCGAGGCCGACGCCGAGATCATCGCCATGGCCTGCGAGGGTCTGGGCGCCGCCGGCCTTGATGCGGGCCAGGCCCAGATCCGCGTCTCGAACCGCAAGCTGTTCGACGGTCTGTTCGACGCCGGCGGCGTGACCGAGGCGGGCCAGCGGCTGACGGCCCTGCGCGCCATCGACAAGTTCGACCGGCTGGGCTGGGACGGCGTCGTCCAACTGCTGGGCGAAGGCCGGCTGGACGACTCCGGCGACTACACCAAGGGCGCAAGCCTTCCGGCCAGGGTGACCGGCGCCATCGAGGCCTTCCTGGCCTCGGCCAATACGCCGGGCCTGTCACGAGCCGAGACCCTGGACGCCGTCGCCCGTTCGGGCGACCTGGGCGCGGCGGGCGAAGCGGCGCTGAACGAACTGGCCGCCATCGACCGGGCGCTGGGCGCCATGCGGGTCGGCCAGGAGGCGGTGAAGTTCGATCCCACCATCGTGCGTGGGCTGGAATATTACACCGGTGCCGTGTTCGAGGCCGAACTGCTGCTGGAGACCACGGACGACAAGGGCCGTCCGGTCCGGTTCGGCTCCATCGGCGGCGGCGGGCGGTATGACGATCTGGTCGCCCGCTTCACCGGCCAGAGCGTGCCCGCCACCGGCTTCTCCTTCGGCGTCTCGCGCCTGGCCTCGGCCCTGCGCGCCGCTGGCCGCGGGGCGGAAGACGCCGTGCGCGGCCCCGTCGTCGTCATCGTCTTTTCCGATGACGACATGGCTCATTATCTGGCCGCGGTCGCCGAACTGCGCGCCGCCGGGATCGCCGCCGAGCTCTATCTGGGCCGTGCGGGCATGAAGGCCCAGATGAAATACGCCGACCGTCGCGGTTCTCCGGCCGTCGTCATCCTGGGCGGCGATGAGATTGCGGCGGGCGAAGTCACCATCAAGGACCTGGACGCCGGCCGCGCCGCCGCCGCCGGGATCACCGACAACGACGCCTGGAAGGCCGAGCGTCCGGGCCAGATGAAGATCCCTCGGGAGGGCCTGATCGCTGCGATCCAAGCCATTATCGAATAA